The nucleotide sequence CGTGTGCACGGCTGACTACTGTGATTACTTGGAAAATCCCGTGCTGGCGGATGAAAACGAGTGGTTCCTGATCTCAAGTTCCAAACAGGGACTCCGATTCTCTACAACCAGTGATAAATTCGGCACTGAGGAGAAAGTCACTGTGCAGGATTATGTGGAGCCTGCCACTGAGACGAAGAATGAAACTATCCTATCCCGCCTGGTCGATAAGGTGGTGGCCAGTGCTTTTACTTTGGAGTCCCGGGAGAGTTCCATCACTCGCTCGGTGACTCTGCGTCTGGATAGAAACAATACCCACCAGAAGATGGTGGGTTTTGGAGGCAGCTACACCGGAGCCGTGGAATTTTTGGTGGATAACTTCAAGCAGTCGGAACTGGCCGATCATCTCTACAAGTCGTTCTACGCCGAGGATGGTCTGGGCTTCAATCTCATGCGAGTTTCCATTGGCGGCTGTGACTTTGACCTAGAGCCTTGGTCCTACGCCGAGGAGGTGGATGACACCTTGCTCTCGGATATGGATGAACTGAACGACCATGATGTGAAGAAAGTGGAGCAGATCAAGCGCCTCATTGCAGTGTCCGGCGTGAAGAATCTTCTCGTCAAGGGAGCCGCCTGGAGTGCTCCGCCATGGATGAAGACCAACAATAAGTGGACAGGATTTGGACGACTTAAGCGGGCTTACTATCAGACCTGGGCTGACTATCATCTGCGTTGGATAAAACTGATGGAGGACAATGGCATTCCCATCTGGGCCATTTCCACGGGCAACGAGCCCCTCAATGGCATCGTCTTCATGTACTTCGTGAGATTCATGAGCATGGGATGGACTCCGCAGACCCAGGCCATTTGGCTGAATGATTATCTGGGCCCCACCATACGTAACTCTGAGTTTAATGACACCATCCTGTTCGGCAACGACGATCAACGCTACTCCTTCCCCCATTGGTTTAAAATGGTAAGTTAAGgaactaaaaataaataattctaAGAACAAGTATAATTTTATTAGCACCAATTAAACTTCATGTTTCTTATCTGGAATTTTTTCAGATGAACTATACCCGACCCAATTCGATTGATTATCTGGACGGATTATCGTTGCACTGGTATTGGGATGAGATTTTCGGCAACAGCTTTATCGAGCACACCACTGAGTATGCCCCCGACAAGATCTTGATAGTTTCGGAGTCCTGCATCGGGGATAAACCCTGGCAGGCTGCTGCTCCTCTTCTGGGAAGTTGGGAGCGGGCCGAGAAGTACGCCCGTGACTACCTGCAGAACATTAAATTGGGATTCCAAGCCTGGATTGACTGGAACATTTGCCTGGACGAAAAGGGTGGTCCCAACTATGTGGATAATACGGTGGATGCCCCAGTTATAGTCAATACTACAAGTAGGAATACCCTTACATAATAGAATGATcaatatttaataacaaaatGTATACCTTGCAGCCTATGAGGAGTTCTACAAGCAGCCCATGTTCTACGCCATGGGTCACTTCTCCAAACTGGTGCCCGAGGGATCCGTTCGTATAGATGCCGTTCCCAGTAACGTCAATCTGGATTCGGTGGCCTTCCAGCGACCGGATAACAAGATCGCCGCTGTTCTTTTTAATAGCGGTCGCGCAGATCTGGACATCACAGTGGTGGATAGTGTTCGTGGTCAGTTCGTCGTAAACGTTCCGGCCAAATCCATTCACACCTTAATGTACAGCTAGAAccattttataattaaaaaaaattaaataaaacataCAAAAAACATAAAGAATTGCtatgaatttttaaaaactcctTAGGGGGGTTAATGTctatatcatatcatatcatatcatatcatatggcctcatacaaatatttttattcaaactTGGGGTacattatatattattacaggttaaaatgttgttaagaaatgtttaaaattatatgatTGCAGTCTACTTTTGGGCATTTCAAAAGTTTAAGTTAAAGTACcttataaaaaagaaatatcaaatacaaaataagtaaagttaaaatgttatttctgttatttTTTATGCTTACAAAGAATTGAAATTTTCACGCATTTGATTCGGTTTTCAAAATGAAGCAAAGCAAATCCGTAAATATGAATTATCAGTTGCAGTAGACCAGTGGACTAATAAGCATCGTTTTGAAATGAatagatatttatattattcCCCGGCTATATCACTTTTGCTGTGCACACTGCTCTTCCCCGGACTTTCACAGTTTCTCTATAATCCGGATGACAATGTGGAGCAGCTGGATTTCGCCTCCTTTGAAAGTGGACTTAGTGAGCCGACAACGGGAAAGCTAGTGAAGTTTTTCAATGGATTCTGTAAGGACAGCCAACACTTTATGCCCGCATTTAGGAAGTTATCCCGAAAGCTTTACAAGTGGAAGCGTATACTGAAAGTACATGTGTTCGATTGCGCGAAGGACGAGAACCTTAAGATCTGTCGTAGTTTCATCATCCGTAGTACCCCAACTCTGCGTTTCTTTCCTACGGCCTACCATCGAGACCCAGAAGATCTGGGTACCGAGATCTCCAGTCGCAATGTAAAGGAAATTGAGTCGGAGTTGGCCCTATATCTTGCGGAATTAAAGTActttaaattgttttcgaGGGAGGACAATGTAAAGGATATTTTTCGGGACCATGAACACGTAAAGTACATTGCCATGGTTTTCCAAATGTGCCTTTTTAACTTCATGCCGCACTTTGAAACGGGGAATTCCATGGAGGAAAAGCAGGCTTCCCTGGACGATTGCAATAAGGATAATCCAATAGTTGCGACCATTGGAAGGAACACCCTTTTGGAACTGCTGCCCTATAATGAAATCGCTGTGCGTGTCTTCGATGATCATCAGGTTTACACCAAATTTAACATATCACCAGTGCCAAATTTAATAGTTATCTTAAACCGGAATATAAAACCGCTGTTCCTAACGCCCGAGGTGGACACCAGTGAGGCTTATGTGGCTGCCATTAGGCAATTTCTTGAGTTTTCCGACTTTAAGCCGCATAAACCCTTATTAAAAACCCTACCAACA is from Drosophila suzukii chromosome 3, CBGP_Dsuzu_IsoJpt1.0, whole genome shotgun sequence and encodes:
- the Gba1a gene encoding lysosomal acid glucosylceramidase, with the protein product MFASRRILVLALLLISAIGGQSESIPCKLKEETHGKVCVCTADYCDYLENPVLADENEWFLISSSKQGLRFSTTSDKFGTEEKVTVQDYVEPATETKNETILSRLVDKVVASAFTLESRESSITRSVTLRLDRNNTHQKMVGFGGSYTGAVEFLVDNFKQSELADHLYKSFYAEDGLGFNLMRVSIGGCDFDLEPWSYAEEVDDTLLSDMDELNDHDVKKVEQIKRLIAVSGVKNLLVKGAAWSAPPWMKTNNKWTGFGRLKRAYYQTWADYHLRWIKLMEDNGIPIWAISTGNEPLNGIVFMYFVRFMSMGWTPQTQAIWLNDYLGPTIRNSEFNDTILFGNDDQRYSFPHWFKMMNYTRPNSIDYLDGLSLHWYWDEIFGNSFIEHTTEYAPDKILIVSESCIGDKPWQAAAPLLGSWERAEKYARDYLQNIKLGFQAWIDWNICLDEKGGPNYVDNTVDAPVIVNTTTYEEFYKQPMFYAMGHFSKLVPEGSVRIDAVPSNVNLDSVAFQRPDNKIAAVLFNSGRADLDITVVDSVRGQFVVNVPAKSIHTLMYS
- the Qsox4 gene encoding sulfhydryl oxidase 2 — its product is MNRYLYYSPAISLLLCTLLFPGLSQFLYNPDDNVEQLDFASFESGLSEPTTGKLVKFFNGFCKDSQHFMPAFRKLSRKLYKWKRILKVHVFDCAKDENLKICRSFIIRSTPTLRFFPTAYHRDPEDLGTEISSRNVKEIESELALYLAELKYFKLFSREDNVKDIFRDHEHVKYIAMVFQMCLFNFMPHFETGNSMEEKQASLDDCNKDNPIVATIGRNTLLELLPYNEIAVRVFDDHQVYTKFNISPVPNLIVILNRNIKPLFLTPEVDTSEAYVAAIRQFLEFSDFKPHKPLLKTLPTNITEALRYEIFKQHKNRPQQIYRADLERAVDQILKVELPKTSNFVGKRLSVVNNFLRQLYYLSPLKPEAKEKLNNLYNSMKIKSRVSGVKFKELVLKALKNYTFDGKQYVGCIASRSFLRGFNCSFWALFHYLTVESESFHAGAVVQVFNGFVKFFMDCNDCRNNLREFKKIRPLSDVTQIDQEILWLWEAHNYINKQLAGGSSEDPKFPKIQFPSERDCPSCRDNQSEWRTDEVLKYLKSIYSLKNLSWFGMASDSAYTYSDFEK